A part of Paenarthrobacter sp. A20 genomic DNA contains:
- a CDS encoding superoxide dismutase, whose product MTEYVLPELGYDYAALEPHISAKIMELHHSKHHAAYVAGANNALSQLADAREKGDYANINRLSKDLAFHTGGHINHSVFWNNISPDGGDKPEGELAAAIDDAFGSFDAFRAQFSAAALGLQGSGWAFLAYEPIGGNLLIEQLYDQQGNVAVGTTPLLMLDMWEHAFYLDYVNVKADYVKAFWNIVNWADVAKRFEAARTNATGLIVL is encoded by the coding sequence GTGACAGAGTACGTTCTGCCCGAGCTCGGCTACGACTACGCAGCACTCGAGCCGCACATTTCGGCAAAGATCATGGAGCTGCACCACAGCAAGCACCATGCGGCATATGTTGCAGGCGCCAACAACGCCCTCTCCCAGCTGGCCGATGCCCGCGAGAAGGGCGACTACGCCAACATCAACCGTCTCTCCAAGGACCTCGCGTTCCACACCGGCGGACACATCAACCACTCCGTCTTCTGGAACAACATCTCCCCGGACGGTGGCGACAAGCCCGAAGGCGAGCTCGCAGCTGCCATCGACGACGCCTTCGGCTCGTTCGATGCTTTCCGTGCCCAGTTCAGCGCCGCTGCGCTTGGCCTGCAGGGTTCCGGCTGGGCTTTCCTGGCCTACGAGCCCATCGGTGGAAACCTGCTCATCGAACAGCTCTACGATCAGCAGGGCAACGTCGCAGTTGGCACCACCCCGCTGCTCATGCTCGACATGTGGGAGCACGCCTTCTACCTGGACTACGTCAACGTCAAGGCTGACTACGTCAAGGCATTCTGGAACATCGTCAACTGGGCGGACGTCGCCAAGCGCTTCGAAGCCGCACGCACCAACGCCACGGGCCTCATCGTCCTCTAG
- the gap gene encoding type I glyceraldehyde-3-phosphate dehydrogenase, whose amino-acid sequence MTTRIGINGFGRIGRNYFRAALAQGADLEIVAVNDLTSPETLAHLLKYDSVGGRLAQTVEVVDGNLVVDGKSIKVLAERDPANLPWGELGVDIVIESTGFFTKAAAAQKHIDAGAKKVLISAPASDEDITIVMGVNHELYDPAAHNIISNASCTTNCLGPLAKVVNDAFGIERGLMTTVHAYTADQNLQDGPHGDLRRARAAAINMVPTSTGAAKAIGLVLPELKGKLDGYAIRVPVPTGSATDLTVTVSREVTVEEVNAAVKAAAESEQFAGILSYTDAPIVSSDIVGDPASSIFDSGLTKVIGNQVKVVSWYDNEWGYSNRLVDLTELVASKLG is encoded by the coding sequence GTGACCACCCGTATTGGTATCAACGGCTTCGGCCGCATCGGCCGTAACTACTTCCGCGCAGCACTGGCCCAGGGCGCAGACCTTGAGATCGTCGCAGTCAACGACCTCACCAGCCCCGAGACCCTCGCGCACCTCCTGAAGTACGACTCCGTCGGTGGACGCCTCGCCCAGACCGTGGAAGTTGTCGATGGAAACCTGGTAGTCGACGGCAAGTCCATCAAGGTCCTTGCCGAGCGCGATCCCGCAAACCTCCCCTGGGGTGAGCTTGGAGTGGACATCGTGATCGAGTCCACCGGTTTCTTCACCAAAGCGGCTGCCGCCCAGAAGCACATCGACGCAGGCGCCAAGAAGGTCCTCATTTCGGCACCTGCCAGCGATGAAGACATCACCATCGTGATGGGCGTCAACCACGAGCTCTACGACCCCGCAGCGCACAACATCATCTCCAACGCGTCCTGCACCACCAACTGCCTCGGCCCCCTGGCCAAGGTAGTCAACGATGCCTTCGGCATCGAGCGTGGCCTCATGACCACGGTCCACGCCTACACGGCCGACCAGAACCTGCAGGACGGCCCGCACGGCGATCTCCGCCGTGCCCGTGCTGCTGCCATCAACATGGTGCCCACCTCCACAGGTGCTGCCAAGGCCATCGGCCTTGTCCTGCCGGAACTCAAGGGTAAGCTCGACGGCTACGCCATCCGCGTTCCCGTCCCCACTGGTTCCGCCACGGACCTCACGGTCACTGTTTCCCGCGAAGTCACTGTCGAGGAAGTCAACGCAGCCGTCAAGGCCGCCGCTGAGTCCGAGCAGTTCGCCGGCATCCTGAGCTACACCGATGCACCCATCGTGTCCTCGGACATCGTTGGCGACCCGGCTTCCTCGATCTTCGACTCCGGCCTCACCAAGGTCATCGGCAACCAGGTCAAGGTTGTTTCCTGGTATGACAACGAGTGGGGTTACTCCAACCGCCTCGTAGACCTCACGGAGCTCGTCGCATCCAAGCTGGGCTAG